A DNA window from Engystomops pustulosus chromosome 10, aEngPut4.maternal, whole genome shotgun sequence contains the following coding sequences:
- the MYOC gene encoding myocilin, with product MGPRTLLIMLSLMFCVTQGSPQLRRANDRQGQCTYTFTVPSPREGTCTEPGEAMTAIREQQRENAAVKQETDALKIRVSLLEKVVNKLLGGEAGQSTSSPQSFTDTQFELQRLKLEKDEWESQRGSLELAYSDLLKEKSSLEEEKQRLTERLEKVQQKQCPQAAETPRNRDQPIPSRQESSSTGSHGGAGRPSAVHGKGGPSELSRWGADEVGYQELKSELTALPASRMFPESHSASPSTERMGTNECGELTWIGEPTTYRKADNIAGKYGVWMRDPEPASPFTLDTIWRINTVGADIRQVFEYENLDQLVKGYPTKVYVMPRSMESNGAVVYKGSLYYIRKKSRILVKYDFKTETVAIQKELVDAGFHGKYPYSWGGYTDIDLAVDEMGLWVIYSTENAKGSIVVSKLDPKTLEVKQSWNSTIRKQSVANAFMLCGTLYTVGSYSSPTTTVNFAFDTHTGVQKQTSIPFQNLYGYASMVDYNPTEKKLYGWDNYNMVTYDVRLSKM from the exons ATGGGGCCTCGTACTCTTCTAATTATGCTCTCACTTATGTTTTGTGTGACACAAGGAAGTCCCCAACTTCGAAGAGCAAATGATCggcaaggacaatgcacttacacttTCACAGTCCCCAGCCCAAGGGAAGGCACCTGCACAGAACCTGGAGAAGCAATGACAGCTATAAGGGAACAGCAACGTGAAAATGCTGCTGTCAAACAAGAAACAGATGCTTTGAAAATCAGAGTGAGCCTATTGGAGAAGGTGGTGAACAAGTTATTGGGAGGTGAAGCTGGGCAATCCACTTCTTCACCCCAGTCATTTACAGACACTCAGTTTGAATTGCAGAGGCTGAAGTTGGAAAAGGATGAATGGGAAAGTCAgaggggtagtctggagctggcTTATTCCGACCTCCTGAAGGAGAAGTCTTCCTTGGAAGAGGAAAAACAAAGGTTAACCGAGAGACTTGAGAAGGTGCAGCAAAAGCAGTGTCCTCAAGCTGCTGAAACACCTCGAAATAGAGACCAACCAATACCTTCAAGGCAAG AATCATCTTCAACAGGAAGTCATGGAGGGGCAGGGAGGCCATCAGCAGTACATGGCAAAGGTGGACCATCTGAAT TGTCTCGCTGGGGAGCGGATGAGGTGGGGTACCAGGAGTTGAAATCCGAGCTTACAGCCCTTCCTGCTTCCAGGATGTTTCCAGAAAGTCATTCAGCGAGTCCAAGCACAGAGAGAATGGGGACAAATG AATGTGGGGAACTGACCTGGATCGGAGAACCTACTACTTACCGAAAGGCGGATAATATTGCCGGTAAATATGGAGTTTGGATGAGAGACCCAGAACCAGCATCTCCATTTACCCTGGACACAATTTGGAGAATCAACACTGTGGGAGCAGACATACGTCAGGTTTTTGAGTATGAAAATCTTGATCAACTGGTCAAAGGTTATCCTACCAAAGTATATGTGATGCCTCGTTCCATGGAGAGCAATGGGGCTGTAGTTTACAAGGGCTCTCTCTATTATATACGCAAAAAATCTAGGATACTAGTGAAATACGACTTCAAGACAGAAACTGTTGCAATCCAGAAGGAACTTGTAGATGCTGGATTTCATGGTAAATACCCATATTCCTGGGGAGGCTATACAGATATTGATCTGGCAGTTGATGAGATGGGTCTGTGGGTGATCTATAGCACAGAGAATGCTAAAGGATCTATAGTTGTTTCCAAGTTAGATCCCAAAACCTTGGAGGTAAAGCAGAGCTGGAACAGCACAATTCGTAAGCAATCAGTGGCTAATGCATTCATGCTGTGTGGCACGTTGTACACTGTAGGAAGCTATTCCTCGCCAACCACCACTGTCAATTTTGCTTTTGATACCCACACGGGTGTCCAGAAGCAAACCAGCATTCCATTTCAGAACCTCTATGGCTATGCTAGTATGGTGGATTACAACCCAACAGAGAAAAAATTATATGGCTGGGATAATTATAACATGGTGACCTATGATGTCAGACTTTCCAAAATGTGA
- the LOC140104135 gene encoding allograft inflammatory factor 1-like isoform X2 has protein sequence MDINHTNKEYTEDGPFQDIAHLTVKLERLKRVFLRHNPTSDGEIDYVALHAMAMDLGIVRTLPDLKKRVQYVTGNTRSTLNYKDCAMAMLGRRSTMCQRILRFSGQDGEYEKRPCWLDRMTPSYISHLEFTVTSGLLSPIALLPPPPPPSPADVGAMQNTGTYPAA, from the exons GAGTATACTGAAGATGGACCCTTTCAGGATATTGCACACCTGACTGTTAAACTGGAGAGACTGAAAC GTGTATTCCTGAGGCACAACCCTACCAGTGATGGAGAAATTG aTTACGTTGCACTACACGCTATGGCTATGGACCTTGGCATTGTCAGGACTTTGCCTGATCTGAAGAAGAGAGTGCAGTATGTAACGGGAAATACAAGAAGTACATTAAACTACAAAGACTGTGCCATGGCAATGCTGGGACGGCGCTCTACTATGTGTCAGAG GATATTGAGGTTCAGTGGTCAAGATGGAGAATATGAGAAGAGACCCTGCTGGTTGGATCGTATGACCCCATCTTACATCAGTCACTTAGAATTTACTGTAACTTCTGGCCTTCTTTCTCCAATCgcactccttccccctcccccaccaccaTCCCCTGCTGATGTGGGTGCTATGCAAAATACAGGCACTTATCCTGCAGCATGA